The following are encoded together in the Candidatus Angelobacter sp. genome:
- a CDS encoding ABC transporter permease — translation MESSAAANLPDAEKAAPPLLLRQFDSVGRSIVRFLETTRGLIAFTLITLGVAVAKFNVSTHVIHPLIRSQVYRAGLRLLPMISFLACALGLMIIGQMVALLTRVGAQNLAGTVMVTVVVRELGPLAAALLVLARVGAAYVIELGTARALGEVEALEALCIDPVHYLVIPRVVGLAFAIFSLTVYFILAALISGYLFAFVQDVPLLPGDYFKQLAMALSWEDFALLALKTCCFGIIIAVTTCYQGLAQPLRLEQVSGATTRAVVQSLVACVLLDVLFIIVYLVM, via the coding sequence GTGGAAAGCAGCGCCGCCGCCAACCTGCCGGACGCGGAGAAAGCCGCGCCGCCGTTACTGCTTCGCCAGTTTGATTCCGTTGGCAGGAGCATCGTCCGGTTCCTTGAGACCACCCGGGGATTGATCGCGTTCACGCTGATCACGCTCGGCGTGGCCGTCGCGAAATTCAACGTTTCCACGCACGTCATTCATCCGTTGATCCGATCGCAGGTGTACCGCGCCGGTCTGCGTCTGCTGCCGATGATCAGTTTTCTGGCGTGCGCGCTCGGGCTGATGATCATCGGGCAGATGGTTGCCCTGCTGACGCGCGTGGGCGCCCAGAACCTGGCCGGCACGGTGATGGTGACGGTCGTGGTGCGCGAACTGGGTCCGCTCGCAGCCGCGTTGCTGGTGCTGGCTCGCGTTGGCGCCGCTTACGTGATCGAGCTCGGCACGGCCCGCGCGCTCGGCGAAGTGGAGGCGCTGGAGGCACTGTGCATTGATCCGGTTCATTATCTGGTGATTCCGCGCGTGGTCGGGCTTGCGTTCGCAATTTTTTCGCTCACGGTCTATTTCATCCTCGCCGCGTTGATCAGCGGGTACCTGTTTGCGTTCGTGCAGGACGTGCCGCTGCTGCCGGGAGACTACTTCAAACAACTTGCGATGGCGTTGAGCTGGGAGGACTTCGCCCTGCTCGCGCTCAAGACGTGCTGCTTCGGAATCATCATTGCGGTGACGACCTGTTACCAGGGTCTGGCCCAGCCCTTGCGCCTCGAACAGGTCTCCGGCGCGACGACACGCGCCGTTGTACAGAGCCTGGTGGCGTGTGTGTTATTGGATGTACTGTTCATCATTGTCTACCTCGTGATGTGA
- a CDS encoding ATP-binding cassette domain-containing protein, producing MQPVIQMVGVAVGNASETGTVSIEGVDWSISTGDYWVVGGPPGSGKSDLLATMAGLYRPLRGTLRLFGSDTADLAEDHFLAARMRIGLVFENGGRLFNHLTLAENIALPIRYHHGRCAINTKERVEEILDATDLAQFANCTPGQIKHAWRQRAGLARAMAMHPDVLLLDNPLAGLGPQESRWWREFLVSLPGGNAVTRGQPVALVVACHDLRPWTDQGKQFALLKQKRWLSVGGRAELGCCDEPLLRELLAADFAMG from the coding sequence ATGCAGCCGGTCATTCAAATGGTCGGGGTTGCCGTTGGCAATGCCAGCGAGACCGGTACTGTTTCGATCGAGGGCGTTGATTGGAGCATTTCGACGGGAGACTACTGGGTCGTCGGTGGTCCGCCCGGCTCGGGAAAGAGCGATCTGCTGGCGACGATGGCCGGCTTGTACCGTCCGCTGCGGGGAACACTGCGTCTTTTTGGCAGCGATACTGCGGACCTGGCGGAGGACCACTTTCTCGCGGCGCGGATGCGCATCGGCCTGGTGTTCGAAAACGGCGGACGGCTGTTCAATCATCTGACTCTCGCGGAAAACATCGCATTGCCAATTCGTTATCACCATGGGCGCTGCGCGATCAATACGAAGGAGCGCGTCGAGGAGATCCTTGACGCGACCGATCTGGCGCAGTTCGCGAACTGTACTCCCGGCCAGATCAAACACGCCTGGCGCCAGCGTGCCGGGCTCGCTCGCGCGATGGCGATGCACCCGGACGTTCTGTTGCTGGACAATCCACTGGCGGGATTGGGGCCGCAGGAGTCGCGCTGGTGGAGGGAATTCCTGGTGAGTCTTCCCGGCGGCAATGCCGTGACGCGGGGACAGCCGGTCGCGCTTGTGGTCGCGTGTCATGACCTGCGTCCGTGGACAGATCAGGGGAAACAATTCGCGCTCCTGAAACAAAAACGGTGGTTGTCGGTTGGCGGACGCGCCGAACTTGGTTGTTGCGACGAGCCGCTGTTGCGCGAGTTGCTGGCGGCGGATTTTGCGATGGGTTGA
- a CDS encoding MlaD family protein, whose product MSLQDLTPQLRTRLGRMERAVGIFDGLAAALLLSGFVYYLYHTAVRKGWFLTKVTYYTYVDSAAGLKVGDPVKLMGFEAGQITAILPEKPGSPYNVYIEFRITATNAGYIWFPDSHVKVTAADFLGNRYLEVTKGGSAGWTNLDGSKKEYYATYREETVDGKRVITGVWQDKEGTYATYTRNSKYWLLADESPAVTERLEKVANQIEQALPGILNLTNQLTAVLTNSSQAMSNLNALAQNARPAATNLAEITAQLREFNGSLGRWLFSTNLNVQLELAAANANTTLAGVDTNFVAVAEKLSLSLDNLASITSNLNAQVQSNTNMLGSISAAVIHMDELVQGLKRHWLLRSAFKTKATNQPPSRPGLRAGPPQP is encoded by the coding sequence ATGTCGCTCCAGGACCTGACACCTCAATTGCGGACGCGGCTCGGCCGGATGGAACGGGCCGTGGGCATCTTCGACGGCCTGGCGGCTGCGCTGCTGCTGTCGGGATTCGTCTATTACCTTTATCACACGGCAGTGCGGAAGGGGTGGTTTCTCACCAAGGTGACGTACTACACTTACGTGGACAGCGCCGCCGGATTGAAAGTGGGCGATCCCGTCAAGCTGATGGGGTTCGAGGCCGGCCAGATCACTGCGATTCTTCCAGAGAAACCAGGTTCGCCATACAACGTTTACATTGAATTTCGAATCACGGCTACAAATGCCGGTTATATCTGGTTTCCCGACTCTCACGTCAAAGTCACCGCTGCGGATTTTTTGGGGAATCGTTACCTGGAGGTGACGAAAGGCGGTAGTGCCGGTTGGACGAACCTCGACGGATCAAAGAAGGAATACTACGCCACATATCGAGAAGAAACTGTCGATGGTAAGAGAGTAATCACGGGCGTTTGGCAGGACAAGGAAGGCACTTATGCGACTTATACAAGAAACTCAAAATACTGGTTGCTGGCCGATGAATCGCCTGCCGTAACCGAGCGTCTGGAGAAGGTCGCGAATCAGATCGAACAAGCTCTTCCTGGAATACTTAATCTGACCAACCAGTTGACCGCGGTGCTGACCAACAGCTCTCAAGCGATGTCGAATCTCAACGCTCTGGCTCAGAACGCGCGGCCCGCTGCGACGAATCTGGCCGAAATCACCGCGCAACTGCGCGAGTTCAACGGCTCGCTCGGCCGCTGGCTCTTTTCCACGAACCTCAATGTGCAACTCGAACTCGCAGCGGCCAACGCCAATACCACGCTTGCCGGTGTTGACACCAACTTCGTCGCCGTCGCGGAAAAGCTCTCGCTCTCTCTCGACAATCTCGCCAGCATTACCAGCAATCTCAACGCGCAAGTGCAGAGTAATACGAACATGCTGGGCTCCATTTCCGCGGCGGTGATCCACATGGACGAACTGGTGCAGGGACTGAAACGCCACTGGCTGCTGCGCTCGGCATTCAAGACCAAGGCGACCAATCAACCGCCGTCACGGCCCGGGCTTCGCGCCGGTCCACCGCAGCCTTAG